One genomic window of Streptomyces sp. NBC_01276 includes the following:
- a CDS encoding PDZ domain-containing protein: MPRRTATMLASFLVLFALLCVGVFVRVPYSEMSPGPTVNTLGDSRGEPVLNISGRKTYPTSGHLNMTTVRVTGADYDMNLLEAVYGWVAGDNIVVPHENLYPNGKTDKESTQENAEEFSQSQESAKVAALKQLGIPVTARVIVSTVVKGSPSEGKLHAGDVIKDVDGAPVNEPGDVAKLVTKHKPGEPVEFTIVPAADAAAAEKENREPTGSTKVTITAGKAPDDGHAIVGIRAGTDHAFPFPIDIKLADVGGPSAGLMFALGIVDKLTPQSLTGGKFIAGTGTIDDTGKVGPIGGIQMKTIGARQAGAEYFLTPAENCASASEHTPDGLTLVKVSTIDDATKALEKIGKGDTAGLPRCTKS, encoded by the coding sequence ATGCCACGCCGCACCGCGACGATGCTCGCCTCCTTCCTCGTGCTGTTCGCGCTGCTCTGCGTAGGAGTGTTCGTCAGGGTCCCGTACTCGGAGATGAGCCCGGGCCCCACCGTGAACACGCTCGGCGACTCGCGCGGCGAGCCGGTCCTGAACATCTCGGGCCGCAAGACGTACCCGACCAGCGGTCACCTCAACATGACCACGGTCCGCGTCACCGGCGCGGACTACGACATGAACCTGCTGGAAGCGGTCTACGGCTGGGTGGCCGGCGACAACATCGTCGTGCCGCACGAGAACCTCTATCCGAACGGCAAGACGGACAAGGAGTCGACGCAGGAGAACGCCGAGGAGTTCAGCCAGTCGCAGGAGAGCGCCAAGGTGGCCGCCCTCAAGCAGCTCGGCATCCCGGTCACCGCCCGCGTCATCGTCTCCACCGTCGTCAAGGGCAGCCCCTCCGAGGGGAAGCTGCACGCCGGGGACGTGATCAAGGACGTGGACGGCGCCCCGGTCAACGAGCCGGGCGACGTGGCCAAGCTCGTCACCAAGCACAAGCCCGGGGAGCCGGTGGAGTTCACCATCGTCCCGGCCGCCGACGCGGCGGCGGCCGAGAAGGAGAACCGCGAGCCCACCGGCAGCACCAAGGTCACCATCACCGCGGGCAAGGCGCCCGACGACGGCCACGCCATCGTCGGCATCCGGGCCGGGACCGACCACGCCTTCCCGTTCCCGATCGACATCAAGCTCGCCGACGTCGGCGGCCCCAGCGCCGGGCTGATGTTCGCCCTCGGCATCGTCGACAAGCTCACCCCGCAGAGCCTGACCGGCGGGAAGTTCATCGCGGGCACCGGCACCATCGACGACACCGGCAAGGTCGGCCCCATCGGCGGCATCCAGATGAAGACCATCGGCGCCCGCCAGGCCGGCGCCGAGTACTTCCTCACCCCGGCCGAGAACTGCGCCTCCGCGTCGGAGCACACCCCCGACGGCCTGACCCTGGTCAAGGTCTCCACCATCGACGACGCCACCAAGGCCCTGGAGAAGATCGGCAAGGGGGACACGGCGGGTCTGCCGCGGTGCACGAAGTCCTGA
- a CDS encoding molybdenum cofactor biosynthesis protein MoaE → MAPHLDHPGEQAAPDPIRLLEIRDAPLSIDEVFRAVGDDATGGTTLFVGTVRNHDGGADVDSLGYSCHPTAEAEMRRVADRVIEKYPVRALAAVHRVGDLAVGDLAVIVAVSCPHRGEAFEACRMLIDDLKHEVPIWKHQTFSNGTEEWVGAC, encoded by the coding sequence ATGGCACCGCACTTGGACCACCCCGGCGAGCAGGCCGCTCCGGACCCGATCCGGCTGCTCGAGATCCGTGACGCCCCGCTCTCCATCGACGAGGTCTTCCGGGCCGTCGGCGACGACGCGACGGGCGGCACGACCCTCTTCGTCGGCACGGTGCGCAACCACGACGGCGGCGCCGACGTGGACTCGCTCGGCTACTCCTGCCATCCCACGGCGGAGGCCGAGATGCGGCGCGTCGCCGACCGGGTCATCGAGAAGTACCCGGTCCGCGCGCTGGCCGCGGTCCACCGCGTCGGCGACCTGGCCGTGGGCGACCTCGCCGTGATCGTCGCCGTCTCCTGCCCGCACCGCGGCGAGGCCTTCGAGGCCTGCCGGATGCTGATCGACGACCTCAAGCACGAGGTCCCGATCTGGAAGCACCAGACGTTCTCGAACGGCACGGAGGAGTGGGTCGGCGCCTGCTGA
- a CDS encoding SDR family oxidoreductase: protein MSSPDPQARAPHDAEIRPEHGDSAPGVRQSRNQAEPRRRSPVIAVTGAASGVGAALVARLAVSDEVKQVVAIDERRGDCASAQWHVLDVRDPAIAEKLRGADVVVHLALDLDLETDPAARTAYNVRGTQTVLTAAAAAGVHRVVLCTSAMVYGALPDNDIPLSEDSELRATAEATGVGDLLEIERLGRRAPRAHPGLNVTVVRPAVLVGGTDTALTRYFESPRLLVVAGSRPTWQFCHVEDLVSALEYAALEKAEGELAVGCEGWLEQEEVEELSGIRRMELPSAVALGAAARLHRIGLTPSPAGDLAYTMHPWVVSVSGLHAAGWRPRWTNEEVLAELLQEVAGRHTVAGRRLGRKDAATAAGAAGATVALLGAAAAVRRARRRRGI from the coding sequence GTGAGTTCCCCAGATCCGCAGGCTCGCGCGCCGCACGACGCCGAAATCCGCCCCGAGCACGGCGACAGCGCCCCCGGCGTTCGCCAGTCGCGAAACCAGGCCGAACCGCGACGGCGCAGCCCCGTGATCGCGGTGACCGGCGCCGCGTCCGGGGTCGGCGCGGCCCTGGTCGCCCGGCTCGCCGTGTCCGACGAGGTCAAGCAGGTCGTCGCCATCGACGAGCGGCGCGGGGACTGCGCGTCCGCGCAGTGGCACGTGCTGGACGTACGGGACCCCGCGATCGCGGAGAAGCTGCGCGGCGCGGACGTCGTGGTCCACCTCGCGCTGGACCTCGACCTGGAGACCGACCCCGCGGCCCGTACCGCGTACAACGTACGCGGAACCCAGACCGTCCTGACCGCCGCCGCGGCGGCCGGCGTGCACCGGGTCGTGCTGTGCACCTCCGCGATGGTCTACGGGGCCCTCCCAGACAACGACATCCCGCTCTCGGAGGACTCCGAGCTGCGCGCCACCGCCGAGGCGACCGGTGTCGGCGACCTGCTGGAGATCGAGCGCCTGGGCCGCCGGGCCCCGCGCGCGCACCCCGGGCTGAACGTGACGGTGGTCCGCCCGGCGGTGCTGGTCGGCGGCACCGACACCGCCCTGACCCGGTACTTCGAGTCCCCGCGCCTGCTCGTCGTCGCCGGATCCCGGCCCACCTGGCAGTTCTGCCACGTGGAGGACCTGGTCAGCGCCCTGGAGTACGCGGCGCTGGAGAAGGCCGAGGGCGAGCTGGCCGTCGGCTGCGAGGGCTGGCTGGAGCAGGAGGAGGTCGAGGAGCTGAGCGGCATCCGCCGCATGGAGCTGCCCTCGGCTGTCGCCCTGGGCGCGGCCGCGCGGCTGCACCGGATCGGCCTGACCCCCTCCCCGGCCGGGGACCTCGCGTACACGATGCACCCGTGGGTGGTCAGCGTCAGCGGGCTGCACGCGGCGGGCTGGCGGCCCCGCTGGACCAACGAGGAGGTGCTCGCCGAGCTGCTCCAGGAGGTGGCGGGCCGGCACACCGTCGCGGGCCGCAGGCTGGGGCGCAAGGACGCCGCCACCGCCGCCGGCGCCGCGGGTGCGACGGTGGCCCTGCTGGGCGCCGCCGCCGCGGTCCGCCGGGCCCGCCGGCGCCGGGGCATCTGA
- a CDS encoding zinc-dependent metalloprotease: MSDTPFGFGLPPEEPENGDEGKKGGQGGPANPFGFGPGGLPAGADNPFAAMFGSMNPNDLGAAFQQLGQMLSYEGGPVNWDMAKDIARQTVAQGTADGVKDVSVGVAEKSAVEEAVRLADLWLDGVTSLPSGANAAVAWSRAEWVEATLPVWKELVDPVAERVGTAMGSVLPEEMQAMAGPLLGMMRSMGGAMFGQQIGQAVGTLAGEVVGSTDIGLPLGPAGRAALLPLNIEAFGKDLGVPSDEVRLYLALREAAHARLFAHVPWLRSHLFGAVEGYARGIKVDTSKLEDVVGQLDPSNPEQLQEALQGGMFQPQDTPEQKAALARLETALALVEGWVDAVVHEAAKPRLTSADAMRETMRRRRASGGPAEQTFATLIGLELRPRRLRDASRLWASLTDARGVDGRDGLWEHPDMLPTASDLDDPDGFVHREQLDFSEIDKMLGEAARKRDEDGRGGDQDGDEKK, translated from the coding sequence GTGAGCGACACCCCATTCGGATTCGGCCTTCCGCCGGAGGAGCCGGAGAACGGCGACGAGGGCAAGAAGGGCGGGCAGGGCGGTCCCGCGAATCCGTTCGGGTTCGGCCCTGGCGGCCTCCCCGCCGGTGCGGACAACCCCTTCGCCGCGATGTTCGGCTCGATGAACCCGAACGACCTCGGCGCCGCCTTCCAGCAGCTCGGCCAGATGCTGAGCTACGAGGGCGGTCCGGTCAACTGGGACATGGCCAAGGACATCGCCCGCCAGACCGTCGCCCAGGGCACCGCGGACGGCGTGAAGGACGTGAGCGTCGGCGTCGCCGAGAAGTCGGCCGTCGAGGAGGCCGTGCGCCTCGCCGACCTGTGGCTGGACGGGGTGACCTCCCTCCCGTCCGGCGCCAACGCGGCCGTGGCGTGGAGCCGCGCCGAGTGGGTCGAGGCGACCCTGCCCGTGTGGAAGGAGCTCGTCGACCCGGTCGCCGAGCGCGTCGGCACGGCCATGGGCAGCGTGCTGCCCGAGGAGATGCAGGCCATGGCGGGCCCGCTGCTCGGGATGATGCGCTCCATGGGCGGGGCCATGTTCGGCCAGCAGATCGGCCAGGCCGTGGGCACGCTCGCCGGCGAGGTCGTCGGATCCACCGACATCGGGCTGCCGCTCGGTCCGGCCGGGCGGGCGGCGCTGCTGCCGCTGAACATCGAGGCCTTCGGCAAGGACCTCGGCGTCCCCTCCGACGAGGTCCGGCTGTACCTGGCCCTGCGCGAGGCGGCCCACGCCCGGCTCTTCGCCCACGTGCCGTGGCTGCGCTCGCACCTGTTCGGCGCGGTCGAGGGCTACGCCCGCGGCATCAAGGTGGACACCTCGAAGCTGGAGGACGTGGTCGGCCAGCTCGACCCGTCGAACCCGGAGCAGCTGCAGGAGGCGCTCCAGGGCGGCATGTTCCAGCCGCAGGACACCCCGGAGCAGAAGGCCGCGCTGGCCCGCCTGGAGACGGCGCTCGCGCTGGTCGAGGGATGGGTGGACGCGGTCGTGCACGAGGCGGCCAAGCCCCGTCTGACCTCGGCCGACGCGATGCGCGAGACCATGCGCCGGCGCCGTGCCTCGGGCGGCCCGGCGGAGCAGACCTTCGCGACGCTGATCGGGCTGGAGCTGCGTCCGCGGCGGCTGCGCGACGCCTCGCGGCTGTGGGCCTCGCTCACGGACGCGCGCGGGGTGGACGGCCGCGACGGACTGTGGGAGCACCCGGACATGCTGCCGACCGCCTCCGACCTGGACGACCCGGACGGTTTCGTCCACCGCGAGCAGCTGGACTTCTCCGAGATCGACAAGATGCTCGGCGAGGCCGCCCGCAAGCGCGACGAGGACGGCCGCGGCGGCGACCAGGACGGCGACGAGAAGAAGTGA
- a CDS encoding NUDIX hydrolase gives MSLHEDAVLVLKRYEDQPELRDLYLEHLAAHPDGVYKPCGAGHVTGSALVVDPQRGRVLLTLHKKLGMWLQMGGHCEPGDATLAGVALREAAEESGIASGLTLLPGGPVRLDRHPIPAPCNWHLDVQYAALAPAGAVAEISEESLDLRWFPYEEVAAVADTSVVRLLEATRARLGA, from the coding sequence GTGAGCCTGCACGAAGACGCGGTCCTCGTCCTGAAGCGGTACGAGGACCAGCCCGAGCTCCGCGACCTGTACCTGGAGCACCTGGCCGCCCACCCGGACGGGGTCTACAAGCCCTGCGGGGCCGGTCACGTCACCGGCAGCGCGCTGGTCGTCGACCCGCAGCGCGGGCGCGTCCTGCTGACCCTGCACAAGAAGCTCGGCATGTGGCTCCAGATGGGCGGGCACTGCGAGCCGGGCGACGCCACGCTCGCCGGGGTGGCGCTGCGCGAGGCCGCCGAGGAGTCGGGGATCGCCTCCGGGCTGACCCTGCTGCCGGGCGGGCCGGTGCGCCTGGACCGGCATCCGATCCCGGCGCCCTGCAACTGGCACCTGGACGTGCAGTACGCGGCGCTGGCTCCGGCCGGTGCCGTGGCGGAGATCAGCGAGGAGTCGCTGGACCTGCGCTGGTTCCCGTACGAGGAGGTGGCGGCAGTGGCCGACACCTCGGTGGTGCGGCTGCTGGAGGCGACCCGGGCGCGCCTGGGCGCGTAG
- a CDS encoding AIM24 family protein → MQSSLFGYAEAQSQDRYTVQNPQLLRVSLTGSDDVLARKGAMVAYQGIVDFDGEYQSTTQRTARARTGEGLDLMRCSGQGTVYLANLAQHVHVVDVDQDGLTVDSSYVLALDSTLHTEAIAVDSQYGISGSGKYQLNISGRGKVALMTSGQPLMMQVTPDKYVNADADAIVAWSTSLRVQMQAQTHSTGVWRRRGNTGEGWELSFLGTGFALVQPSELLPPQNAQLGQGMAAQYGMGQHGAHAQNQNNAWN, encoded by the coding sequence ATGCAGAGCTCACTTTTCGGCTACGCGGAAGCGCAGTCCCAGGACCGGTACACCGTCCAGAACCCGCAGCTCCTGCGGGTCTCGCTGACCGGTTCCGACGACGTCCTCGCCCGCAAGGGCGCGATGGTGGCCTACCAGGGCATCGTCGACTTCGACGGCGAGTACCAGAGCACCACCCAGCGCACCGCCCGCGCCCGCACCGGCGAGGGCCTGGACCTGATGCGCTGCTCCGGGCAGGGCACCGTCTACCTGGCCAACCTCGCCCAGCACGTCCACGTCGTCGACGTGGACCAGGACGGCCTCACCGTCGACAGCAGCTACGTGCTGGCCTTGGACTCCACCCTGCACACCGAGGCCATCGCCGTCGACAGCCAGTACGGCATCTCCGGCTCCGGCAAGTACCAGCTCAACATCAGCGGCCGCGGCAAGGTCGCGCTCATGACCTCCGGCCAGCCGCTGATGATGCAGGTCACCCCCGACAAGTACGTCAACGCCGACGCCGACGCCATCGTCGCCTGGTCCACCTCCCTGCGCGTGCAGATGCAGGCCCAGACGCACTCCACCGGCGTGTGGCGGCGCCGCGGCAACACCGGAGAGGGCTGGGAGCTCAGCTTCCTCGGCACCGGCTTCGCGCTGGTCCAGCCCAGCGAGCTGCTCCCGCCGCAGAACGCCCAGCTCGGACAGGGCATGGCCGCCCAGTACGGCATGGGCCAGCACGGCGCCCACGCCCAGAACCAGAACAACGCCTGGAACTGA
- a CDS encoding AIM24 family protein encodes MNQQLAGYAPTPVTARMENHGRAMLKVAMQSGQDLFARTGSMVAYEGFVQYEPNPPAVRQMASQWLTGEGAPLMKCTGDGLLYLADYGADVVCVNLNNDALSVNGTNLLAFDAHLKWGVERVKGMAKFAGQGLFNVQVSGTGWVAITSRGTPIVVDCGRGEDETYVDPDALVAWSPNLKVKGKRSFKASSMIGRGSGEAYQMAFSGQGIVVVQPSEDSTDRLRTRG; translated from the coding sequence ATGAACCAGCAGCTCGCGGGCTACGCCCCCACCCCCGTCACGGCCCGCATGGAGAACCACGGCCGCGCCATGCTCAAGGTCGCCATGCAGAGCGGCCAGGACCTCTTCGCCCGCACCGGCTCGATGGTCGCCTACGAGGGCTTCGTCCAGTACGAGCCCAACCCCCCGGCCGTGCGCCAGATGGCCTCGCAGTGGCTGACCGGCGAGGGCGCCCCGCTGATGAAGTGCACCGGCGACGGCCTGCTCTACCTCGCCGACTACGGCGCCGACGTCGTCTGCGTCAACCTCAACAACGACGCCCTCTCCGTCAACGGCACCAACCTCCTCGCCTTCGACGCCCACCTCAAGTGGGGCGTCGAGCGGGTCAAGGGCATGGCGAAGTTCGCGGGCCAGGGCCTGTTCAACGTCCAGGTGTCCGGAACCGGATGGGTCGCCATCACCTCCCGCGGCACCCCGATCGTCGTCGACTGCGGCCGCGGCGAGGACGAGACCTACGTGGACCCGGACGCGCTCGTCGCCTGGTCCCCGAACCTCAAGGTCAAGGGGAAGCGCAGCTTCAAGGCCTCGTCGATGATCGGCCGGGGCAGCGGGGAGGCCTACCAGATGGCCTTCTCGGGCCAGGGCATCGTCGTCGTACAGCCCAGCGAGGACAGCACCGACCGGCTCCGGACCCGGGGCTGA
- a CDS encoding TerD family protein: protein MAREFQRGHKAKISDLTAGTDLYVGVQIAGPGLTFDISCFGLDANEQLSDDRYFVFYNQPKSPEESIQQLGPQAGDTESFRVTLDRVPAAVRKLSFSATLDGAGQMSQIGPGYIRIVAGGEEVVRYSFTGSEFSTERALMIGDLYLKDVWRFAAVGQGFDGGLAALLKNFGGEVAEEEEQPAQQQVPAQAPPQPAAPGFAPPPQTAAPAPAFAAPAQQQPPQPQPPQPAPYAAPPQQPQPPAPAPVHSAPTMIAPLAPPAPAAPYGQPPHPPQQPGPPSYGGQQQPHPSYGAQVPPPAPAPAPYGQQPQPSYGQVPGQQYGQQPGYGQQQPAYGQQPPPAYGQAPQAAGHGLAAALQPYKEAPTGARWTPQNQQLMRVDLSMGGQPVLARQGSMVLYQGKVDFSYKGAGFAGRIVGNATGQEMQLMRCSGRGQVFLAENGAHLHAIELQGDGICVSAESVLAFDESLQHEVRRIEGHGIPGGALFTMLFQGSGTVIVKTHGAPVVLPVTPTTFADSNAIVAWSAASQVIISSQVRLRRNAYPGHSGETVNLQFRGAPGNFIVVQPYEV from the coding sequence ATGGCCAGGGAATTCCAACGCGGCCACAAGGCCAAGATCAGTGATCTGACAGCGGGCACCGATCTGTACGTGGGCGTCCAGATCGCCGGGCCCGGGCTCACCTTCGACATCAGCTGCTTCGGCCTCGACGCCAACGAGCAGCTCTCGGACGACCGTTACTTCGTCTTCTACAACCAGCCGAAGTCGCCCGAGGAGTCCATCCAGCAGCTCGGCCCGCAGGCCGGTGACACGGAATCCTTCCGGGTGACCCTCGACCGCGTGCCGGCGGCCGTCCGGAAGCTGTCCTTCAGCGCCACCCTCGACGGGGCCGGCCAGATGTCGCAGATCGGCCCCGGCTACATCCGCATCGTGGCCGGCGGCGAGGAAGTCGTCCGGTACTCCTTCACCGGCTCCGAGTTCAGCACCGAACGCGCGCTGATGATCGGCGACCTCTACCTGAAGGACGTGTGGCGCTTCGCCGCCGTCGGCCAGGGCTTCGACGGCGGACTCGCCGCGCTGCTGAAGAACTTCGGCGGCGAGGTCGCCGAGGAGGAGGAGCAGCCGGCGCAGCAGCAGGTGCCGGCCCAGGCCCCGCCGCAGCCCGCCGCGCCCGGCTTCGCCCCGCCCCCGCAGACGGCCGCCCCGGCTCCGGCCTTCGCCGCCCCCGCCCAGCAGCAGCCGCCGCAGCCCCAGCCGCCGCAGCCCGCGCCCTACGCGGCCCCGCCGCAGCAGCCCCAGCCCCCGGCCCCCGCACCGGTGCACTCGGCGCCGACCATGATCGCCCCGCTGGCCCCGCCCGCCCCCGCGGCCCCGTACGGCCAGCCGCCCCACCCGCCGCAGCAGCCCGGCCCGCCCTCGTACGGCGGCCAGCAGCAGCCGCACCCCTCGTACGGCGCCCAGGTCCCGCCGCCCGCCCCGGCCCCCGCGCCCTACGGCCAGCAGCCGCAGCCCTCGTACGGCCAGGTCCCGGGCCAGCAGTACGGTCAGCAGCCCGGCTACGGCCAGCAGCAGCCGGCCTACGGCCAGCAGCCCCCGCCCGCCTACGGCCAGGCCCCGCAGGCCGCCGGCCACGGCCTCGCCGCCGCCCTCCAGCCGTACAAGGAAGCCCCCACGGGCGCCCGCTGGACCCCGCAGAACCAGCAGCTCATGCGGGTCGACCTGTCGATGGGCGGCCAGCCCGTCCTCGCCCGCCAGGGCAGCATGGTCCTCTACCAGGGCAAGGTCGACTTCAGCTACAAGGGCGCGGGCTTCGCCGGCCGCATCGTCGGCAACGCCACCGGCCAGGAGATGCAGCTGATGCGCTGCTCGGGCCGCGGCCAGGTCTTCCTCGCCGAGAACGGCGCCCACCTGCACGCCATCGAGCTCCAGGGCGACGGCATCTGCGTCTCCGCCGAGAGCGTCCTCGCCTTCGACGAGTCCCTCCAGCACGAGGTCCGCCGGATCGAGGGCCACGGCATCCCCGGCGGCGCCCTGTTCACGATGCTCTTCCAGGGCTCCGGCACGGTGATCGTCAAGACGCACGGCGCCCCCGTCGTCCTCCCCGTCACCCCGACCACCTTCGCGGACAGCAACGCCATCGTCGCGTGGTCGGCCGCCTCCCAGGTGATCATTTCCAGCCAGGTGCGCCTGCGGCGCAACGCCTACCCCGGCCACAGCGGGGAGACCGTGAACCTCCAGTTCCGCGGCGCTCCCGGCAACTTCATCGTCGTCCAGCCGTACGAGGTCTGA
- a CDS encoding M48 family metallopeptidase, with translation MSADPPQRAVEVRRSARRRRTVSAYREGDRTVVLIPARMSEAEERRWVGVMLDKLAAQESKRTLGDTELTERAEHLSEQYFAGRARPRSVRWVTNQNTRWGSCTPAEGSIRLSHRLQGMPEYVVDYVLLHELAHLLVPGHGPRFWELLDDYPKTERARGFLEGVVAAERLPRIPGAREE, from the coding sequence GTGTCCGCCGACCCACCCCAGCGCGCCGTGGAAGTCCGCCGGAGCGCGCGCCGCCGCAGGACCGTATCCGCCTACCGCGAGGGTGACCGGACGGTCGTGCTGATCCCTGCCCGGATGTCCGAGGCGGAGGAGCGGCGCTGGGTGGGCGTCATGCTGGACAAGCTCGCCGCCCAGGAGAGCAAGCGCACCCTCGGCGACACGGAACTCACCGAACGCGCCGAGCACCTGTCGGAGCAGTACTTCGCCGGCCGCGCCCGCCCCCGCTCGGTCCGCTGGGTCACCAACCAGAACACCCGCTGGGGCTCCTGCACCCCGGCCGAGGGCAGCATCCGCCTCTCCCACCGCCTGCAGGGCATGCCGGAGTACGTCGTCGACTACGTGCTGCTCCACGAGCTGGCGCACCTCCTGGTGCCCGGCCACGGCCCCCGCTTCTGGGAGCTGCTGGACGACTACCCGAAGACGGAGCGGGCCCGCGGATTCCTCGAAGGCGTGGTCGCCGCGGAACGCCTCCCCCGGATTCCGGGCGCCCGCGAGGAATGA
- a CDS encoding ThiF family adenylyltransferase, translating to MYPKVKPALARAWRDLQTVQFGVTPAHAVVLGPVDTATGSLIDRIDGTRGMDLLRTEARGMGLPEGQVDELVRRLARAGLLDDVTAGGPRAQAVRRRPEALERLGPDLGSLSLVHREPGGDLRGLAARRAIRVQVRGSGRVGAVVAAVLASAGVGAVDVLDGGRVTVADVAPGGLGPADVGRLRAEAARALVRGSAPGRPPRAGDPEGPEPGPALVVVAPRDGLQAWAPDPAAAADWVTTGTPHLYAGVLEGTGLVGPLVLPGATACAGCMERDRVDRDPAWPRMLVQWRSAHRRRDSGACDVGLSTAVAGLAAAHALAFLDGELPASTAARWEAALPGAHWERSPLRPHPDCPCAAAPAVAAPAVRS from the coding sequence GTGTATCCGAAGGTGAAGCCGGCCCTGGCCCGGGCCTGGAGGGATCTGCAGACGGTCCAGTTCGGTGTGACGCCCGCGCACGCGGTGGTGCTCGGGCCGGTCGACACGGCCACGGGCTCTCTGATCGACCGGATCGACGGCACGCGGGGCATGGACCTGCTGCGGACCGAGGCCCGGGGGATGGGGCTCCCGGAGGGGCAGGTGGACGAGCTGGTGCGGCGGCTCGCGCGCGCCGGGCTGCTCGACGACGTCACCGCGGGAGGGCCGCGGGCCCAGGCGGTGCGGCGCCGCCCCGAGGCCCTGGAGCGGCTCGGGCCCGATCTGGGCTCGCTCTCACTGGTCCACCGTGAACCGGGCGGTGACTTACGGGGCCTCGCGGCACGCCGGGCGATACGGGTCCAGGTGCGCGGGAGCGGCCGGGTGGGGGCGGTGGTCGCCGCCGTCCTGGCGTCGGCGGGGGTCGGGGCGGTCGACGTGCTCGACGGGGGCCGGGTGACCGTGGCCGACGTGGCGCCCGGCGGGCTCGGTCCGGCCGATGTGGGCCGGCTGCGGGCCGAGGCCGCGAGGGCCCTGGTACGGGGGTCGGCGCCGGGGAGGCCTCCGCGCGCCGGGGATCCCGAAGGGCCGGAGCCCGGCCCGGCTCTGGTGGTGGTCGCGCCCCGGGACGGGCTGCAGGCGTGGGCCCCCGATCCGGCCGCTGCGGCCGACTGGGTCACCACGGGCACCCCGCACCTGTACGCGGGGGTGCTGGAGGGGACGGGGCTGGTCGGCCCGCTGGTGCTGCCGGGTGCCACGGCCTGCGCCGGATGCATGGAGCGCGACCGCGTCGACCGGGATCCGGCCTGGCCGAGGATGCTGGTCCAGTGGCGGTCGGCGCACCGCCGCCGGGATTCGGGGGCCTGCGACGTGGGGCTGTCCACGGCGGTGGCGGGGCTGGCCGCGGCACACGCCCTGGCCTTCCTCGACGGAGAGCTGCCCGCCTCCACCGCCGCCCGCTGGGAGGCCGCCCTTCCGGGGGCGCACTGGGAGCGGTCCCCGCTGCGCCCCCATCCGGACTGTCCCTGTGCGGCGGCGCCCGCCGTGGCCGCCCCGGCGGTGCGGTCGTGA
- a CDS encoding ABC1 kinase family protein produces MSDLPRKAVTRTVKLAALPLGIAGRATWGLGKRIGGKSAEIVARELQQRTAEQLFRTLGELKGGAMKFGQALSVFESALPEEVAGPYRAALTKLQEAAPPLPTARVHQVLAERLGEDWRELFEEFEDKPAAAASIGQVHRAVWHDGRQVAVKVQYPGAGEALLSDLKQLSRFAGLLGPLIPGMDVKPLITELRDRVAEELDYELEAEAQRAHADAFDADPDVVVPDVVHQGDQVLVTEWMEGTPLSEVIADGTREERDRAGQLLARFLFSGPARTGLLHADPHPGNFRLIEGADGRVRLGVLDFGTVDRLPGGWPKPIGRSLRLTLDGDAEGVYGHLCAEGFVKESIELDPDAVLDYLKPIIEPAEADEFTFTRPWLRGQAARIADPRSPAHQLGRQINLPPSYLLIHRVTLSTIGVLCQLGSTVRLRDELESWLPGFLPED; encoded by the coding sequence ATGTCTGATCTTCCCCGGAAGGCGGTCACCCGTACCGTCAAGCTGGCCGCGCTGCCGCTCGGCATCGCCGGCCGGGCGACCTGGGGGCTGGGCAAGCGGATCGGCGGGAAGTCGGCCGAGATCGTCGCCCGGGAGCTCCAGCAGCGCACCGCCGAGCAGTTGTTCCGCACGCTCGGCGAGCTGAAGGGCGGTGCCATGAAGTTCGGGCAGGCCCTGTCGGTGTTCGAGTCGGCGCTTCCCGAGGAGGTCGCGGGCCCGTACCGGGCGGCGCTGACGAAGCTTCAGGAGGCGGCCCCGCCGCTGCCGACGGCGCGGGTGCACCAGGTGCTGGCGGAGCGGCTCGGCGAGGACTGGCGGGAGCTGTTCGAGGAGTTCGAGGACAAGCCCGCCGCGGCCGCCTCCATCGGGCAGGTGCACCGGGCGGTGTGGCACGACGGCCGGCAGGTGGCGGTCAAGGTCCAGTACCCGGGGGCCGGAGAGGCGCTGCTGTCGGACCTCAAGCAGCTGAGCCGCTTCGCCGGACTGCTCGGGCCGCTGATCCCGGGCATGGACGTGAAGCCGCTGATCACCGAGCTGCGCGACCGGGTCGCGGAGGAGCTGGACTACGAGCTGGAGGCCGAGGCGCAGCGCGCGCACGCGGACGCCTTCGACGCCGACCCGGACGTGGTGGTCCCGGACGTGGTGCACCAGGGCGACCAGGTGCTGGTGACGGAGTGGATGGAGGGCACCCCGCTGTCGGAGGTGATCGCCGACGGCACGCGGGAGGAGCGTGACCGAGCAGGGCAGTTGCTGGCCCGGTTCCTCTTCTCGGGGCCCGCGCGCACGGGGCTGCTGCACGCCGATCCGCATCCGGGCAACTTCCGGCTGATCGAGGGGGCGGACGGCCGGGTGCGGCTGGGCGTGCTCGACTTCGGCACGGTCGACCGGCTGCCGGGCGGCTGGCCCAAGCCCATAGGCCGGTCGCTGCGGTTGACCCTGGACGGGGACGCCGAAGGGGTCTACGGCCACCTGTGCGCCGAGGGGTTCGTGAAGGAGTCCATCGAACTCGACCCGGACGCGGTGCTCGACTACCTCAAGCCGATCATCGAGCCCGCCGAGGCGGACGAGTTCACCTTCACCCGGCCGTGGCTGCGCGGGCAGGCGGCGCGGATCGCCGATCCCCGCTCCCCCGCACACCAGTTGGGGCGGCAGATCAACCTGCCGCCCTCGTACCTGCTGATCCACCGGGTGACGCTGAGCACCATCGGGGTGCTGTGTCAGCTGGGTTCGACGGTGCGGCTGCGCGACGAACTGGAGTCCTGGCTGCCGGGGTTCCTGCCCGAGGACTGA